In one window of Nicotiana tabacum cultivar K326 chromosome 12, ASM71507v2, whole genome shotgun sequence DNA:
- the LOC142167405 gene encoding uncharacterized protein LOC142167405: MQATKKNTLVPEKEQMQTNFSLPPFTDILSSASTKKNSFVPRKDQMQTEIPFPPPTDQVMQTLETCSGTTEKVKKVRGRNKCKEVASLEVGEKLKVTFYNNRTAGKNSSLFSRHLGIIVRDSNMCLLGVSSWDAIKEEKLNHMWAAIEDKFGH; this comes from the exons ATGCAAGCAACAAAGAAAAACACCCTAGTTCCTGAAAAAGAGCAGATGCAAACTAATTTTTCATTGCCTCCATTTACTGATATTCTATCGTCTGCATCTACAAAGAAAAACTCATTTGTTCCTAGGAAAGATCAGATGCAAACTGAGATTCCATTTCCTCCACCCACTGATCAAGTTATGCAAACACTTGAAACAT GTTCAGGTACTACTGAAAAGGTAAAAAAGGTTCGAGGGAGGAACAAGTGTAAAGAAGTTGCATCACTTGAAGTTGGAGAAAAGTTGAAAGTAACATTTTACAATAATCGAACTGCTGGAAAGAATAGCAGTCTATTTTCGAGGCACTTGGGAATAATAGTTCGTGATAGTAATATGTGTCTGTTGGGAGTATCATCATGGGATGctattaaagaagaaaagctaaATCACATGTGGGCAGCTATTGAG GATAAATTTGGTCATTGA
- the LOC142167009 gene encoding uncharacterized protein LOC142167009 → MDLDLALLNDKPAAITDSSSVDEKFFHKAWIRSNRLSLMFKRMNIANNIKSTIPQTESAREYLKFVEECFRFADKSLAGTLMAELTTMKFDGSRSMQNHIIEMTNIAARLQTLGMKVDDSFLVQFILNSLPPEYGPFQINYNTIKDKWNVSELSSMLTQEESRLKKQGSHSINLMGQGAGK, encoded by the coding sequence ATGGATCTTGACTTGGCTTTGCTGAATGATAAGCCTGCTGCCATTACTGATTCGAGCAGTGTGGATGAGAAGTTTTTCCATAAAGCATGGATACGCTCTAACAGGCTAAGCCTTATGTTTAAGCGAATGAATATTGCCAACAACATTAAGAGTACTATTCCACAAACAGAAAGTGCCAGGGAATACCTGAAGTTTGTGGAAGAATGTTTTCGTTTTGCAGATAAGTCTCTCGCTGGTACACTAATGGCTGAACTCACGACCATGAAATTTGATGGGTCGCGTAGTATGCAAAACCATATCATCGAGATGACTAACATTGCAGCAAGACTTCAGACCTTGGGGATGAAAGTGGATGATTCCTTCTTGGTTCAGTTTATTCTGAACTCATTGCCTCCTGAGTATGGACCTTTTCAAATTAACTATAACACTATTAAGGATAAGTGGAATGTTAGTGAATTGTCCAGTATGCTTACTCAGGAGGAGTCAAGACTTAAGAAACAAGGGAGTCATTCAATTAACCTCATGGGTCAAGGAGCTGGTAAATGA